From the Argentina anserina chromosome 3, drPotAnse1.1, whole genome shotgun sequence genome, the window AGTATTAATATAGAATGATTGGAAATTTAGAATCGAAATTAGGTGTTAGTATGTATTGTCGGTTACAGAATGGCTGGTGACTATGATAAGAGATTgagtattttatttgcctATTTGGAAATTAGAATCAAAGTACtgaagtttattaattaacaTCAGACGAGATAGATACATAATGAAAGATGAAACAGAGGTGTGTAGAGATTAATTTGAAATAACTTCATTCTGATGACAAATATCGACATACCTAATATAAGGAGAAAAAACATTACGCTTCGCGtaaataaaagtaattttacaCTTCGCATAAATTTAGCCCTAATGGCATTTCAAtcctagatccgccactgctcAAGTGTCCAAAATATTTAGACTAATGACTGATTATTGACTCAATACTTCTTCCGCTTGTGAGGAAGATAACAATGTTAAACTGCAGTAAGATCACTTTCTCTCTTTACTTCACTGTAGCCTCGGAGTATAATTAACCCAAATTCTACCAAGTCTACAGGCGAATGTGTCAACAAAGTAAGGTATATATGATACTCATGAATCATGATAGTATAAGTAGCAAATGCAACATAATACTACGATTTAGTACAACTCTGTTATGGTGCCAGCAATCAAGATCACAAAAAGAGTGCCCTATCTATTATAATCTACAACCATATTGATAACTAAACAAATGCTCCACTATAAAACTAAAACCGAGATATCTACAGGAATGTACAAGCATATTCACAACAGAATGTCTATGCAAgaataaaactaaaaactcGACATAAACGAAAAGTTTGATCACTTAAAGAAATTGCACTCACCAGGCACTACTTTGACAGCATCGTCCTTGGATTCAGTTGCGGTAGCATACCTCTGCCCCTTGTACCAAACTAAATGCGGAGGTTTGGGGGCATAAGACCCCCCATTAGGTAAGTTTATATAACACCCTACGACATCACCTTCCTTGTACCCTTCCTCCCCATACTTCTCCCTCAATGCCTTATGCACCTTACTCCCATCAATGTCCCTATACCCAAAACTATTCCCATCATACCCAACCGGCGCCTGAAGGTCCCCTTTCTCATTGGACCACCCGAGCCTCGTGTACCCTGTCTCTCCCAAGCTCACTACCTTAATCTCAAAGTACCAAGCACCTTCCACAACCCCTCTAGTGGCCCTCACCATTCTATACCCTTTAGTGCTGCCGGCACTCATCCGGTCCTCGCTGACCTCGACCTTCTCGGCCTTGAAGACCTTGGACAGGCAGATGGTTATCTCCGGCGAGTCGTCGTTCTTGTCAGGGAACCTGGTGACCGGAGTGACGAGGACCTTGTCCTCTCCGGGGATGTTGTTGTTGGTGGTGGCGGTGTTGGGCttggtcttcttcttccctttCCGGGTCGACTTGGTGACCCACACAttgttgtttttcttcttcgacTTCTTGGGCTGCGCCGGTAGGAGGATGGCGCCGTTGGATTCTGGTGCGGGTTGCGGTAGCTGGGCCGGGTCCGGGAAAGGCGGCGCGGCGGTGGGGGTGAGAAGGGAGAGATGCTTCTGCTTCTTGGGATGCGGGTCTTCTTCTTCGCCGTCGTCGTTGTCGTCTTCGATTTCGACGTCGGCGTCGTTTTCTTGGGATTTGAGGGACTCTGATAGATCTTCGGAGGCTTCGGTCTCGGTTTTGTTGCCGTTGAGAAGGTCGGTGGTGGTGGGTGGTGGCGGAGGAGGACTGATAATGGGTTCTGTTGTGATGGGCTCGGGGTCTGTTACCGCCGTGGGCTCGGATGCGGGggtggtggaggtggaggtggagggGGGTTTGGATAGGTCGTCATCTTCCTCGTCTTCGTCCATGTAATTGGATTGGTGGTCGTCCATCGTGAGAATGTTGGGGGTTTTACTCGAGAAGAGATTGAGATTGTTCGAGTGGGGGGAATGTGGATTGAGACAGAAGTGAAGTTGAACTGGGAAAACAAGTGGGAACTGGGTTTGTTTCAGTTATTAAGGGAACGGCTTAATACAACTATCCTTTCTTTTTGCGTTTTGTTTGTCACGAGTTCTAATTTGTGGGGGTTTTCTTGTCACGAATtatgtaaattattttttcaccatagGTTACGACTAACGAGAACGAGCCGGTGCACGGATAGTGTATATACAACCTGATAGTGTAGGGATTTCTTGATTTCATgtaattcatttatttttattagccTTCATGCACGCACGATGCTCATACGAAAAGGCCGCGTTCGCACATGCGTGCAATCTTTTCATTTACGATAGCTGTGAATGTCTCTTAATATGGAAATTAAAGATATATGGAAGAATGAGGGAAAAGATTTAATCTGAACTAAagtgtttgggcctaaaataatactccggtattatctaaATTTTTTAGGCTCGTTGACCagttatttggggaaaatctATTGAAGAGCAAGATTACATTCCTTATTGGAATATATTTCGGGGACTGATgctgtatagaatctgagttgaataaggaaggtaaatccaaatcaactaggaggttctcaagacttgatccgcaagaaagaacgatttgtgttctctatataaaggggtcgaATGTGCAAGATAACACacacaacgtcaaacaaactatcgcgcaaccgcatagtcaagtCTCTCCACGGAGCAAAAGTCTGATTAGCTTccgcaaccaagtctcccatcggagcggagctacccagatgtacgcctcgcgctgcatgtagcaacaagtccgattaacttcggcaactagagtcaagtccatcgagtcgctagcctagcttctagcaaacacaaaagtctgcactagtcagcaattcCCTACATCAAGAGAGTCCCGCTATCAACGACACATTATAAactctgcttttccccaagcggtctaaagtaagaCCGGCCATCTACTactgaggtggagtgaaaggtacctagcaactccggttgtgtataggtcattcgaacttcagcggtttatcagcaactgcggaaCAATCGTTcgagaagaagacagtacgtgagtgcaatcatcatcaataagcaagagttgtacctaactcaaaggtactggcacgccaagcaacaacagagaacgaaggttAGAACCATCTAGTGTTTAAAAccggggcttgctgattgttcccTGAGGAGATTTATTTAGTGAGTTAAATTTTCGCCTGAATTGCTTCCTTCTATTTTGGCAAATCTACCGTGCGTTGGCATTCAACAATAGTGTGGTTCCATGTCTTCTTTAATTATTTCTTGAGCGTTGATAGGCACAAAAGTCTATCCATTATATCTTCAACACTTGACAGGTTCAGTGAGATTTCTTTGTCTTTGACATCAACAATGATTATGAAGCGTCCCATAGAATATTCAAAGTTGATTTTTGGACATTGTTATAATTAGAGACAatttcaaaactcaaattatTTGAATCAATGATAAGTAGATTGGGTTGTGCCTAAACCCGAGTCCATTTCCTGGGTTGTTTGTCCGTGGAACCTcat encodes:
- the LOC126788622 gene encoding protein TRAUCO — encoded protein: MDDHQSNYMDEDEEDDDLSKPPSTSTSTTPASEPTAVTDPEPITTEPIISPPPPPPTTTDLLNGNKTETEASEDLSESLKSQENDADVEIEDDNDDGEEEDPHPKKQKHLSLLTPTAAPPFPDPAQLPQPAPESNGAILLPAQPKKSKKKNNNVWVTKSTRKGKKKTKPNTATTNNNIPGEDKVLVTPVTRFPDKNDDSPEITICLSKVFKAEKVEVSEDRMSAGSTKGYRMVRATRGVVEGAWYFEIKVVSLGETGYTRLGWSNEKGDLQAPVGYDGNSFGYRDIDGSKVHKALREKYGEEGYKEGDVVGCYINLPNGGSYAPKPPHLVWYKGQRYATATESKDDAVKVVPGSEISFFKNGICQGVAYKDLYGGRYYPAASMYTLPHQPNCVVKFNFGPDFEFFPEDFNDCPVPKPMVEVPYHGFKNRAENGVSDEKNN